From the Kitasatospora viridis genome, one window contains:
- a CDS encoding NB-ARC domain-containing protein, with amino-acid sequence MAEEIYNSTEDNHNNSLDGHVRVTGAVVQARDIQHVHVHQPAPAHRPFQVPPELRPFTDRTAELAAVRRAAGARGGQGGQGGQGGPLVVSLTGIGGIGKTALGFQLARTLGSEYPDGVLYLDLDDLRQDGTVEVADALGDLLDGLGVEPSWRQQSYAGRAKQYWSRTQGRRLLVIIDNVRFGSEATALLPASAHSLAVLTSQGGLHDLAGADLVELPVRPLAPEAAVELLRTLVTDNDTRLTAEPEAADALADSCGGLPAALTVAGHLVRRYPRRSLGRLVAELTADLRQKGIPMVEAVWDAGYQGLEPEAARLYRALPQHPAPVVTAPAAAALLGCPPQDAEDALELLLTAGLLEQDRDGDGYRLHPLLRGHAERRARQDDPAGEQGTAARRRLVHWYRRQAARADLLKAGPRLTFAELPPALDQVADVEFTDGSQALRWLEEHRHALYGCVRLAHESGWDADAAALCEPLWTHFLDYQHYADVTDAFRLGVAAADRAEHLPAMIRLRCQLARPLWEQERYEEAGEQLRQALGAAGGLGGSAADRKLRASAVEFGGLLELAQGRWAAAATAFEASLAEHREIGNQYGVLLQTHLLGKAAFGAGDHRGAVELFDRAHRMAVEQRRERMTARTGFELARSLRRVGRAEEAPPLVAAALAAARDRGASREEARVLAEAALLADDLGQAEEAARYRAEAQKLTLRHGGLTEHQD; translated from the coding sequence GTGGCCGAGGAGATCTACAACAGCACCGAGGACAACCACAACAACAGCCTGGACGGGCACGTCAGGGTCACCGGCGCGGTGGTCCAGGCGCGCGACATCCAGCACGTGCACGTCCACCAGCCGGCCCCCGCGCACCGCCCGTTCCAGGTGCCGCCCGAACTGCGGCCGTTCACCGACCGGACGGCCGAGCTGGCCGCCGTCCGCCGGGCGGCCGGCGCCCGGGGCGGGCAGGGCGGGCAGGGCGGGCAGGGCGGCCCGCTGGTCGTCTCGCTCACCGGCATCGGCGGGATCGGCAAGACCGCGCTCGGCTTCCAACTCGCCCGCACGCTCGGCTCGGAGTACCCGGACGGGGTGCTCTACCTGGACCTGGACGACCTGCGCCAGGACGGCACCGTCGAGGTCGCCGACGCGCTCGGCGACCTGCTGGACGGGCTCGGCGTCGAACCGTCCTGGCGCCAGCAGTCCTACGCCGGCCGGGCCAAGCAGTACTGGTCCCGCACCCAGGGCCGCCGCCTGCTGGTGATCATCGACAACGTGCGGTTCGGCAGCGAGGCCACCGCACTGCTCCCGGCCTCCGCGCACAGCCTCGCGGTGCTCACCAGCCAGGGCGGCCTGCACGACCTGGCCGGCGCCGACCTGGTCGAGCTGCCGGTCCGGCCGCTCGCGCCCGAGGCGGCCGTGGAACTGCTGCGCACCCTGGTCACCGACAACGACACCCGGTTGACCGCCGAACCGGAGGCCGCCGACGCGCTGGCCGACAGCTGCGGCGGACTGCCGGCCGCGCTCACCGTGGCCGGCCACCTGGTGCGCCGGTACCCGCGGCGCAGCCTGGGCCGACTGGTCGCCGAACTCACCGCCGACCTGCGGCAGAAGGGCATCCCGATGGTGGAGGCGGTCTGGGACGCGGGCTACCAGGGGCTGGAACCCGAGGCGGCCCGGCTCTACCGGGCGCTGCCGCAGCACCCGGCGCCCGTGGTCACCGCGCCGGCCGCCGCCGCGCTGCTCGGCTGCCCGCCGCAGGACGCCGAGGACGCCCTCGAACTGCTGCTCACCGCGGGCCTGCTGGAGCAGGACCGGGACGGCGACGGTTACCGGCTGCACCCGCTGCTGCGCGGCCACGCCGAGCGGCGGGCCCGGCAGGACGACCCGGCCGGCGAGCAGGGCACGGCCGCCCGGCGCCGACTGGTCCACTGGTACCGGCGGCAGGCCGCCCGCGCCGACCTGCTGAAGGCCGGCCCCCGCCTGACCTTCGCCGAACTCCCGCCCGCCCTCGACCAGGTGGCGGACGTCGAGTTCACCGACGGCTCCCAGGCGCTGCGCTGGCTGGAGGAGCACCGGCACGCGCTCTACGGCTGCGTCCGGCTGGCCCACGAGTCCGGCTGGGACGCGGACGCGGCGGCGCTCTGCGAGCCGCTCTGGACGCACTTCCTCGACTACCAGCACTACGCGGACGTCACCGACGCCTTCCGCCTCGGAGTGGCGGCCGCCGACCGCGCGGAGCACCTGCCGGCGATGATCCGGCTGCGCTGCCAACTCGCCCGCCCGCTCTGGGAACAGGAGCGCTACGAGGAGGCCGGCGAGCAGCTGCGGCAGGCGCTGGGCGCGGCCGGCGGACTCGGCGGCTCCGCGGCGGACCGCAAACTGCGCGCCTCCGCCGTCGAGTTCGGCGGCCTGCTGGAACTGGCGCAGGGCCGCTGGGCGGCCGCGGCCACCGCCTTCGAGGCCTCGCTGGCCGAGCACCGGGAGATCGGGAACCAGTACGGCGTGCTGCTCCAGACCCACCTGCTGGGCAAGGCCGCCTTCGGCGCCGGCGACCACCGGGGCGCGGTCGAACTCTTCGACCGGGCGCACCGGATGGCCGTCGAGCAGCGGCGCGAGCGGATGACGGCGCGGACCGGCTTCGAGCTGGCGCGCTCGCTGCGCCGGGTCGGCCGGGCGGAGGAGGCGCCGCCGCTGGTGGCCGCCGCCCTGGCCGCCGCGCGGGACCGGGGCGCGAGCCGGGAGGAGGCGCGGGTGCTGGCCGAGGCGGCGCTGCTCGCGGACGACCTCGGACAGGCCGAGGAGGCGGCCCGCTACCGCGCCGAGGCACAGAAACTGACGCTGCGTCACGGTGGCCTGACGGAGCATCAGGACTAG
- a CDS encoding translation initiation factor 2: MPHTGRGEPESEQRTVLLAVRSAGALNRVLDVLPVFAGDRRIACRVTLVPGSEFGVEALAAVERAGVRVLTWAQALAGAHHLVLSASPKGALRALSGPRVLVPHGAGFNKSIPDEGSPDTPSGLDPHFLLDDGEPLAALHGLAHANQLDRLAEYCPPAADRAAVVGDPTLDRVLASLPYREAHRSVLGTGGRRLVVLTSTWGAESLLARRPELPRELLAVLPHDAYQVGLVLHPNAYSTVGSFDLSRRLAPALAAGLVLAEPHEEWAALLVAADAVVTDHGSTALYAAAAGCLVVNAYDGGAELLPGSPMAALLDGAPRLAGPAGLPEALAAGTDGDDGRKLARAAFELPGESLPRLRRELYRLLGLRPPAVPLEARPFPSPAAPRPGPAALAVRALVDGDQVTVERFPADTPEPAHHLAAEHPQAGPRALQSAAVLWRRARTAPPAPHSSSWTAAGWTGRMLAEHPACVTAAVVLDAGRCLLRHRSTGPWSVRIAPCRADGRVLRADPAAVLSAVHAWLATAPAAPPREAELRCQAGPFTVRVELARPTPAELEQEI; the protein is encoded by the coding sequence ATGCCGCACACGGGCCGAGGCGAACCGGAGAGCGAGCAGCGGACCGTGCTGCTGGCGGTGCGCTCGGCGGGGGCGCTGAACCGGGTGCTGGACGTGCTGCCGGTGTTCGCCGGGGACCGGCGGATCGCCTGCCGGGTGACGCTGGTGCCGGGCTCGGAGTTCGGCGTGGAGGCGCTGGCGGCGGTGGAGCGGGCCGGGGTGCGGGTGCTGACCTGGGCGCAGGCGCTGGCCGGCGCGCACCACCTGGTGCTGAGCGCCTCGCCGAAGGGGGCCCTGCGGGCGCTGTCGGGGCCGCGGGTGCTGGTGCCGCACGGGGCGGGGTTCAACAAGTCGATCCCTGACGAGGGCTCACCTGACACCCCGTCGGGTCTGGATCCGCACTTCCTGCTGGACGACGGCGAGCCGCTGGCGGCGCTGCACGGGCTGGCGCACGCCAACCAGTTGGACCGGCTGGCCGAGTACTGCCCGCCGGCGGCGGACCGGGCGGCCGTGGTCGGCGATCCGACGCTGGACCGGGTGCTGGCCTCGCTGCCGTACCGGGAGGCGCACCGCTCGGTGCTGGGCACCGGCGGGCGGCGGCTGGTGGTGCTCACCTCGACCTGGGGTGCGGAGTCGCTGCTGGCCCGCCGGCCCGAGCTGCCACGGGAGTTGCTGGCGGTGCTGCCGCACGACGCCTACCAGGTCGGCCTGGTGCTGCACCCGAACGCGTACAGCACGGTCGGCTCCTTCGACCTCTCGCGCCGGCTGGCGCCGGCCCTGGCGGCCGGGCTGGTGCTGGCCGAGCCGCACGAGGAGTGGGCGGCGCTGCTGGTGGCGGCCGATGCGGTGGTCACGGACCACGGGTCCACCGCGCTGTACGCCGCGGCGGCGGGCTGCCTGGTGGTCAACGCCTACGACGGCGGCGCGGAGTTGCTGCCCGGCAGCCCGATGGCCGCGCTGCTCGACGGCGCGCCGCGGCTGGCCGGGCCCGCCGGGCTGCCCGAGGCGCTCGCCGCCGGAACGGACGGCGACGACGGCCGCAAACTCGCCCGGGCGGCGTTCGAGCTGCCCGGGGAGTCGCTGCCCCGGCTGCGGCGCGAGCTGTACCGGCTGCTGGGCCTGCGCCCGCCGGCCGTCCCGCTGGAGGCACGCCCCTTCCCCTCCCCCGCCGCCCCGCGTCCGGGGCCGGCCGCGCTCGCGGTCCGGGCCCTGGTGGACGGCGACCAGGTCACCGTCGAGCGCTTCCCGGCCGACACCCCGGAGCCCGCCCACCACCTGGCCGCCGAGCACCCGCAGGCGGGACCGCGCGCGCTGCAGAGCGCCGCGGTGCTTTGGCGCCGGGCCCGCACCGCCCCGCCCGCGCCGCACAGCAGCAGCTGGACGGCAGCCGGTTGGACCGGGCGGATGCTCGCGGAGCACCCCGCCTGCGTGACTGCCGCCGTCGTCCTCGACGCCGGGCGCTGCCTGCTGCGCCACCGCTCCACGGGCCCGTGGAGCGTGCGGATCGCGCCCTGCCGCGCCGACGGCCGGGTGCTGCGCGCCGACCCGGCGGCGGTGCTCTCCGCCGTGCACGCCTGGCTGGCCACCGCACCCGCCGCCCCACCCCGGGAGGCGGAACTGCGCTGCCAGGCGGGCCCGTTCACGGTCCGGGTCGAGCTCGCCCGGCCAACCCCGGCGGAGCTGGAGCAGGAGATCTGA
- a CDS encoding ArsR/SmtB family transcription factor codes for MAAIAAPPFKDHPPRPGVPEPLPEPALDELRLEQVLGALADPLRLTIVQKLLLEAEEFDHPCGWFGIDRPKSSLTHHFKVLREAGVTRQRQYGLERRSQVRVADLERRFPGLLALIAAWEAR; via the coding sequence ATGGCCGCGATCGCCGCACCGCCGTTCAAGGACCACCCGCCGCGCCCCGGGGTGCCCGAGCCGCTGCCCGAGCCGGCCCTCGACGAGCTGCGCCTGGAGCAGGTGCTGGGCGCGCTGGCCGACCCGCTGCGGCTGACCATCGTTCAGAAGCTGCTGCTGGAGGCCGAGGAGTTCGACCACCCCTGCGGCTGGTTCGGCATCGACCGCCCGAAGTCCTCGCTGACCCACCACTTCAAGGTGCTCCGGGAGGCCGGCGTCACCCGGCAGCGCCAGTACGGCCTGGAGCGCCGCAGTCAGGTGCGGGTCGCCGACCTGGAGCGGCGCTTCCCCGGGCTGCTCGCCCTGATCGCCGCCTGGGAGGCCCGGTAG
- a CDS encoding LuxR C-terminal-related transcriptional regulator has translation MRVVIAEDNVLLANGLELLLAAKGFEVAAIVEDAPGFAAAVAEHRPDVAIVDVRLPPTFRDEGIHAAIRARRRHAGLPVLVLSQYVEQQYAGELLSDGRGGVGYLLKDRVSRVSEFTDALRRVAAGGTVMDPEVIGQLLTGHSHDPVAALTRREREVLALMAEGQDNATIAARLVITENAVHKHIGNVFAKLGLSPADSGHRRVLAVLTYLSRR, from the coding sequence GTGCGGGTCGTGATCGCCGAGGACAACGTGCTGCTGGCCAACGGGCTGGAACTGCTGCTGGCGGCCAAGGGCTTCGAGGTCGCCGCGATCGTCGAGGACGCACCCGGCTTCGCCGCCGCCGTCGCCGAGCACCGGCCGGACGTCGCGATCGTCGACGTGCGCCTGCCGCCGACCTTCCGCGACGAGGGCATCCACGCCGCCATCCGGGCCCGCCGCCGGCACGCCGGCCTGCCCGTGCTGGTGCTCTCCCAGTACGTCGAGCAGCAGTACGCGGGCGAGCTGCTCTCCGACGGGCGCGGCGGTGTGGGCTACCTGCTGAAGGACCGGGTCAGCCGGGTGAGCGAGTTCACCGACGCGCTGCGGCGGGTCGCCGCCGGCGGGACCGTGATGGACCCCGAGGTGATCGGGCAGCTGCTCACCGGCCACAGCCACGACCCGGTGGCCGCCCTCACGCGCCGCGAACGCGAGGTGCTCGCCCTGATGGCCGAAGGGCAGGACAACGCCACGATCGCGGCCCGGCTGGTGATCACCGAGAACGCCGTGCACAAGCACATCGGCAACGTCTTCGCCAAGCTCGGGCTGTCGCCCGCGGACAGCGGCCACCGGCGGGTGCTCGCGGTGCTGACCTACCTCAGCCGGCGCTGA
- a CDS encoding MFS transporter → MRVLMDVEPLRQREFRRLLGARTVTSLGAQLTAVTVPLQIYQRTGSSAAVGLAGLVGLVPMVLAALWGGAVADRVDRRRMLLVTNGGIGLTSVLLALQQSVGVLLLLVAVQQAFFGANAAVGGAVTPRLVPAPLLPAANTLQSTVDWSAGIAGPLLAGALLPVLGARTLYLADAVAMGATLWAVRCLPALPALPTHPVAGSARTPRPGVRAGLRVLVRDRVLLVTYLADFAALFLGLPSALFPQLAAARWGLGQVGVLYAAVPVGGVLAGLFSGSFTRIRRPGLAITGAVCAWGGAIAAFAFARPLALAAGLLAVAGGALIVLSAFRKAVLQTVVTDDLRGRLQGADTVVAAGGPRLAGFAHGAAAAVVGPVWAVAGGGLAAVAVMLLLVLACPAFRRHRSPTPTTPTTSNTSAAPAAPASPAAPAASR, encoded by the coding sequence GTGCGGGTACTGATGGACGTGGAGCCCTTGCGGCAACGGGAGTTCCGGCGGTTGCTGGGGGCCCGGACGGTCACCTCGCTGGGGGCGCAGCTCACGGCGGTGACGGTGCCCCTGCAGATCTACCAGCGCACCGGGTCGTCCGCGGCGGTGGGCCTGGCCGGGCTGGTGGGCCTGGTGCCGATGGTGCTGGCCGCGCTGTGGGGCGGGGCGGTCGCCGACCGGGTGGACCGCCGCCGGATGCTGCTGGTCACCAACGGCGGGATCGGGCTGACCTCGGTGCTGCTGGCGCTCCAGCAGTCGGTGGGCGTGCTGCTCCTGCTGGTCGCGGTGCAGCAGGCGTTCTTCGGCGCCAACGCGGCGGTGGGCGGTGCGGTGACGCCCCGGCTGGTGCCCGCGCCGCTGCTGCCGGCGGCCAACACGCTGCAGTCGACCGTGGACTGGTCCGCCGGCATCGCCGGGCCGCTGCTCGCGGGCGCGCTGCTGCCGGTGCTCGGGGCGCGGACGCTCTACCTGGCGGACGCCGTGGCGATGGGCGCCACGCTCTGGGCGGTCCGGTGCCTGCCCGCGCTGCCCGCACTGCCCACGCACCCCGTGGCGGGCAGCGCACGCACCCCCCGCCCCGGGGTGCGCGCGGGCCTGCGGGTGCTGGTCCGCGACCGGGTGCTGCTGGTCACCTACCTCGCCGACTTCGCCGCCCTCTTCCTCGGCCTGCCCAGCGCGCTCTTCCCGCAACTGGCCGCTGCCCGCTGGGGGCTCGGGCAGGTCGGCGTGCTGTACGCGGCGGTCCCCGTCGGCGGGGTGCTCGCCGGGCTGTTCTCGGGGAGCTTCACCCGGATCCGCCGCCCGGGGCTGGCGATCACCGGCGCGGTCTGCGCCTGGGGCGGCGCGATCGCCGCGTTCGCGTTCGCCCGGCCGCTGGCGCTGGCGGCCGGTCTGCTGGCCGTCGCGGGTGGCGCGCTGATCGTGCTGAGCGCCTTCCGCAAGGCCGTCCTGCAGACGGTGGTGACCGACGACCTGCGGGGCCGGCTGCAGGGCGCCGACACCGTGGTCGCGGCGGGCGGTCCCCGGCTGGCGGGGTTCGCGCACGGTGCGGCGGCGGCCGTGGTGGGCCCGGTCTGGGCGGTGGCCGGCGGCGGGCTGGCCGCCGTCGCGGTGATGCTGCTCCTCGTGCTCGCCTGCCCCGCGTTCCGCCGGCACCGGTCGCCCACCCCAACCACGCCAACCACCTCGAACACCTCAGCCGCCCCCGCCGCCCCTGCCTCCCCCGCCGCCCCGGCGGCGTCGCGGTGA
- a CDS encoding SsgA family sporulation/cell division regulator, whose protein sequence is MSGDEATVAVTAEVAVELLVPGQDERIPLRSTWAYHSYDPLAVRVDFLLPLGAPERWTFARELLAEGLDAPAGDGDVVLEPEADLDHVLVLLRGADGAAAVLRAEEQGLRDFLDRSYARVPSGGEQCAAALDHWLGAVLDTGEREHDQGIDD, encoded by the coding sequence ATGAGCGGTGACGAGGCAACGGTGGCAGTGACGGCCGAGGTCGCGGTCGAACTGCTGGTGCCCGGCCAGGACGAACGGATTCCGCTCCGCTCCACCTGGGCGTACCACAGCTACGACCCGCTGGCCGTCCGGGTGGACTTCCTGCTCCCGCTCGGCGCACCCGAGCGCTGGACCTTCGCCCGCGAGCTGCTGGCCGAAGGGCTGGACGCGCCCGCCGGCGACGGCGACGTGGTGCTCGAACCCGAGGCCGACCTGGACCACGTCCTGGTGCTGCTGCGCGGCGCCGACGGCGCGGCCGCCGTGCTGCGCGCCGAGGAACAGGGGCTGCGGGACTTCCTGGACCGTAGCTACGCCCGGGTGCCCTCGGGCGGCGAGCAGTGCGCGGCCGCGCTCGACCACTGGCTCGGCGCGGTCCTCGACACCGGGGAGCGCGAGCACGACCAGGGGATCGATGACTGA
- a CDS encoding DUF1684 domain-containing protein, translated as MSEQQGQHSEFVRQWEAWHAEHERVRTDPHGFLAVTSLNWLDAEPTRYPDAPGSWSSTAEGVTVELAVDEELVIDGSPVHGTHHFGVIEERAGFLVRAGEAVIEVAKRGGKDILRPRHPGNELLADYAGTAAYEPDPRWAVPARFVPFDAPRPVTVGAAVEGIQHVYQAPGQLEFELDGATHRLTAFNGGRPGTLQVLFTDATSGTTTYPANRSLAVPAPDDDQRVVLDFNRATNLPCAYTEHATCPLPPAENRLRVAVEAGERYPFERHGKEPHGKG; from the coding sequence ATGAGCGAACAGCAGGGCCAGCACAGCGAGTTCGTCCGCCAGTGGGAGGCGTGGCACGCCGAGCACGAGCGGGTGCGGACCGACCCGCACGGCTTCCTCGCCGTCACCAGCCTGAACTGGCTGGACGCCGAGCCGACCCGGTACCCGGACGCCCCCGGCAGCTGGTCCAGCACCGCCGAGGGCGTCACCGTCGAGCTGGCCGTCGACGAGGAGCTGGTGATCGACGGCAGCCCGGTGCACGGCACCCACCACTTCGGGGTGATCGAGGAGCGCGCCGGCTTCCTGGTGCGGGCCGGCGAGGCCGTGATCGAGGTGGCCAAGCGCGGCGGCAAGGACATCCTGCGCCCGCGCCACCCCGGCAACGAGCTGCTGGCCGACTACGCCGGCACCGCCGCCTACGAGCCGGACCCGCGCTGGGCCGTGCCCGCCCGCTTCGTCCCCTTCGACGCCCCGCGCCCGGTGACCGTCGGCGCGGCGGTCGAGGGCATCCAGCACGTCTACCAGGCGCCCGGGCAGCTGGAGTTCGAGCTGGACGGCGCCACCCACCGGCTCACCGCCTTCAACGGCGGCCGCCCCGGCACCCTCCAGGTGCTGTTCACCGACGCCACCTCGGGCACCACCACCTACCCGGCGAACCGCTCGCTCGCCGTCCCGGCCCCCGACGACGACCAGCGGGTGGTGCTCGACTTCAACCGCGCGACCAACCTCCCCTGCGCCTACACCGAGCACGCCACCTGCCCGCTGCCGCCCGCCGAGAACCGCCTGCGGGTCGCCGTCGAGGCCGGCGAGCGGTACCCGTTCGAGCGCCACGGCAAGGAGCCCCACGGCAAGGGCTGA
- a CDS encoding SAM-dependent methyltransferase — MGTDELRQDAPPSAALRQDIPHSARMYDFFLGGKDNYPVDRQAAEQVLKVFPTMRTAVWANRAFMHRATRVLAQRGLRQWLDIGTGIPTSPNLHEVAQSVAPEARVVYVDNDPIVLVHSRALMTSSPEGRTAYVHGDVRDPGAILEAPEIARTLDLTQPVVLSMVALLHFVPDLAEARAIVDRLLGELPSGSALVLSHATAELDPQGALKVQEIYNQAGTSLKLRPRAEFATLFEGLEMLDPGIVPAHRWHPQEQVVGVNRLPADVTDAQVSFYAGIAVKK; from the coding sequence ATGGGCACGGACGAACTGCGGCAGGACGCACCCCCGAGCGCTGCCCTGCGGCAGGACATCCCGCACAGCGCTCGGATGTACGACTTCTTCCTCGGCGGCAAGGACAACTACCCGGTGGACCGGCAGGCCGCCGAGCAGGTGCTCAAGGTGTTCCCGACCATGCGCACCGCCGTCTGGGCCAACCGGGCGTTCATGCACCGGGCCACCCGGGTGCTGGCGCAGCGCGGGCTGCGGCAGTGGCTGGACATCGGCACCGGCATCCCGACCTCGCCCAACCTGCACGAGGTGGCCCAGTCCGTGGCCCCCGAGGCGCGGGTGGTCTACGTGGACAACGACCCGATCGTGCTGGTCCACTCCCGGGCGCTGATGACCAGCTCGCCCGAGGGCCGCACCGCCTACGTGCACGGCGACGTGCGCGACCCGGGCGCGATCCTGGAGGCCCCCGAGATCGCCCGCACCCTGGACCTGACCCAGCCGGTGGTGCTCTCGATGGTCGCGCTGCTGCACTTCGTGCCGGACCTCGCCGAGGCCCGCGCCATCGTGGACCGGCTGCTCGGCGAGCTGCCGTCCGGCTCGGCGCTGGTGCTCTCGCACGCCACGGCCGAGCTCGACCCGCAGGGCGCGCTCAAGGTGCAGGAGATCTACAACCAGGCCGGCACCAGCCTGAAGCTGCGCCCGCGCGCCGAGTTCGCGACGCTGTTCGAGGGCCTGGAGATGCTGGACCCCGGCATCGTCCCCGCGCACCGCTGGCACCCGCAGGAGCAGGTGGTCGGCGTGAACCGGCTGCCCGCCGACGTGACGGACGCCCAGGTCTCTTTCTACGCCGGGATCGCCGTCAAGAAGTAG
- a CDS encoding nucleotide triphosphate diphosphatase NUDT15: MGTVTGTHLIGAGVIVPSTDGRQVLIGRRTAAGEPPTWSLPGGKADEPGESFEQAAARELAEETGIVLPAERMRVLGVLLDHLAGRPRLTAAVLAPASDAPAFVTEPHACAGWERVGLDELPEPMFGPSSWVLSQWLPERPLPAGVHAYRL, translated from the coding sequence GTGGGAACTGTGACCGGGACACACCTGATCGGCGCGGGCGTGATCGTGCCCAGCACGGACGGCCGTCAGGTGCTGATCGGCCGCCGGACCGCGGCCGGCGAGCCGCCGACCTGGAGCCTGCCGGGCGGCAAGGCGGACGAGCCGGGCGAGTCCTTCGAGCAGGCGGCCGCCCGCGAGTTGGCCGAGGAGACCGGGATCGTGCTGCCGGCCGAGCGGATGCGGGTGCTCGGCGTGCTGCTGGACCACCTGGCGGGACGGCCCCGGCTGACCGCCGCGGTGCTGGCGCCGGCCAGTGACGCGCCGGCCTTCGTGACCGAGCCGCACGCCTGCGCCGGGTGGGAGCGGGTCGGGCTGGACGAGCTGCCGGAGCCGATGTTCGGACCGTCCTCCTGGGTGCTGTCGCAGTGGCTGCCGGAGCGGCCGCTGCCGGCGGGGGTGCACGCCTACCGACTCTGA
- a CDS encoding sensor histidine kinase: MNRRVTHRVSATGRGLGYLLGSLCTAALAVFALPVLLVPGAARSWASWHRRRADRMLRAPRSGPVRLGAWRVLGWLCVSTVSGLAFGLVALLCAGNAVSTAVTVPLWWALPAGTRAGGFGAGVPLTGWGTALTLGTAQCAVFAALTCWLVPPLARLHARTCVALLAPSAAGELAQRVATLTETRADAVTAHGAELRRIERDLHDGTQARLVAIAVRLGVARESLDEDPHLAARLLAEAHESTEQAMVELRAVIRTMYPPILADRGLAGALAALGSRSAVETTLDVGELGRVPAAVEAAAYYTVAEALTNAAKHSRATRTAVRVARDGDRLTAWVSDDGVGGADEALGTGIAGIRHRVRALDGTVHLHSPGGGPTTITVSLPCGS, from the coding sequence ATGAACCGACGTGTGACCCACCGGGTTTCGGCGACGGGGCGCGGTCTGGGCTACCTCCTGGGGAGCCTGTGCACCGCCGCCCTCGCCGTGTTCGCGCTGCCCGTGCTGCTCGTCCCGGGGGCGGCCCGCAGCTGGGCGTCCTGGCACCGCCGCCGGGCCGACCGGATGCTGCGCGCACCGCGCTCCGGCCCCGTCCGGCTCGGCGCCTGGCGGGTGCTCGGCTGGCTGTGCGTCAGCACCGTGAGCGGGCTGGCGTTCGGGCTGGTGGCGCTGCTGTGCGCGGGCAACGCGGTGAGCACGGCCGTCACGGTGCCGCTGTGGTGGGCGCTGCCCGCCGGCACCCGGGCGGGCGGGTTCGGCGCCGGCGTGCCGCTGACCGGGTGGGGCACGGCGCTGACCCTCGGCACCGCGCAGTGCGCCGTCTTCGCCGCCCTGACCTGCTGGCTGGTGCCGCCGCTGGCGCGCCTGCACGCCCGGACCTGCGTCGCGCTGCTCGCACCGTCGGCCGCCGGGGAGTTGGCGCAGCGGGTGGCGACGCTGACCGAGACCCGGGCCGATGCCGTCACCGCGCACGGCGCCGAACTGCGCCGGATCGAACGCGACCTGCACGACGGCACCCAGGCCCGGCTGGTGGCCATCGCGGTGCGCCTCGGCGTGGCCCGCGAGTCGCTCGACGAGGACCCGCACCTGGCGGCCAGGCTGCTGGCGGAGGCGCACGAGAGCACGGAGCAGGCGATGGTGGAGCTGCGTGCGGTGATCCGGACGATGTACCCGCCGATCCTCGCCGACCGCGGCCTCGCCGGGGCGCTGGCGGCGCTCGGCAGCAGGTCGGCGGTCGAGACCACCCTGGACGTCGGCGAACTGGGCCGCGTCCCGGCCGCCGTCGAGGCAGCGGCCTACTACACGGTCGCCGAGGCGCTCACCAACGCCGCCAAGCACAGCCGGGCGACCCGGACGGCCGTCCGGGTCGCCCGGGACGGCGACCGGCTGACGGCCTGGGTCAGCGACGACGGGGTCGGCGGCGCCGACGAGGCGCTGGGCACCGGCATCGCGGGCATCCGCCACCGCGTCCGCGCCCTCGACGGCACCGTGCACCTGCACAGCCCCGGCGGCGGTCCGACCACCATCACCGTGAGCCTGCCGTGCGGGTCGTGA